From the Pseudomonas baltica genome, one window contains:
- a CDS encoding Lrp/AsnC family transcriptional regulator, with the protein MSTAHLDGIDRQLIAALQVNARESIAVLARKLGIARTTVTARLARLESSGAITGYGVRLSQRLVDGGLQAYVGITVQPRSGKDVVKRLTAMAQVQQLCTVSGEFDYVAWLRSDSPEQLDQLLDQIGSVEGVEKTTTSIILSSKIDRGTPV; encoded by the coding sequence ATGTCCACCGCCCACCTCGACGGCATCGACCGTCAACTCATTGCTGCTCTGCAGGTCAATGCCCGGGAAAGCATCGCCGTGCTGGCCCGCAAGCTGGGGATCGCGCGCACCACGGTGACCGCGCGCCTGGCCCGCCTCGAAAGCAGTGGTGCCATTACCGGCTACGGCGTACGCCTGAGCCAACGCTTGGTGGACGGCGGCCTGCAAGCGTATGTGGGGATCACCGTGCAACCGCGCTCCGGCAAGGACGTGGTCAAGCGCCTGACCGCCATGGCCCAGGTGCAGCAACTGTGCACGGTGAGTGGCGAGTTCGACTATGTGGCGTGGCTGCGTAGCGACTCGCCGGAGCAGCTGGATCAACTGCTCGATCAGATCGGCAGCGTCGAAGGCGTGGAGAAGACCACCACCTCGATCATCCTCAGCAGCAAGATCGACCGCGGCACCCCGGTTTAA
- a CDS encoding UbiA family prenyltransferase, whose amino-acid sequence MASVHGKVIEVLPPLVVDLDGTLLRSDLLLETAMAFVRSQPTQVFNMLLWLLKGKAALKEGLALATDVDVTVLPYDPVVLERIDAARAAGRMVVLATASHHSLAERIADHLGVFDEVYASDAKRNLSAHRKRDLLVASYGEGGFDYMGNSQDDLSIWQASRQAIVVNPEAGVESRAKAYGNVEEVIRSNPSGVKVWLKALRIHQWMKNALIFVPLLAAHQINRPDQVLNGVLAFLFFGLCASSVYLLNDLLDLADDRHHKSKCKRPFASGRLSIQTGLIVVPSLLIMSFTGAALWLPWQFSAVLAAYYVLTLGYSLYLKRQMTFDVIALAMLYTARILAGVAAFSVPLTFWILAFSMFMFLSLALVKRYAELRDARSRDVLGQTRGRGYFPGDLDMIASLGASSGYLAVMVLALYIHDTTTAAQYTLPHVIWLACPMLLFWITRVWMLTHRGLMNDDPVVFAIRDRISQVIGAMLCLVFWIAA is encoded by the coding sequence ATGGCCAGTGTTCATGGAAAAGTTATCGAAGTGCTGCCGCCGTTAGTTGTCGATCTGGACGGCACCTTATTACGTTCGGATTTACTTCTGGAAACCGCCATGGCGTTCGTGCGCTCGCAGCCGACGCAAGTATTCAACATGCTGCTGTGGTTGCTCAAAGGCAAAGCGGCACTCAAGGAAGGACTGGCTCTGGCCACCGACGTGGACGTCACGGTGCTGCCTTACGACCCGGTCGTGCTCGAGCGCATCGATGCCGCCCGTGCGGCCGGGCGCATGGTGGTGCTGGCCACCGCCAGCCACCACAGCCTGGCCGAGCGTATCGCCGATCACCTCGGGGTGTTCGACGAGGTGTACGCCAGCGACGCCAAGCGCAACCTCAGCGCGCATCGCAAGCGCGACCTGCTGGTGGCCAGCTATGGCGAAGGCGGTTTCGACTATATGGGCAATTCCCAGGACGACCTGTCGATCTGGCAGGCCTCGCGCCAGGCCATCGTGGTCAACCCCGAGGCCGGGGTCGAAAGCCGGGCCAAGGCCTATGGCAACGTCGAAGAAGTGATCCGCTCCAATCCGAGCGGGGTAAAGGTGTGGCTCAAGGCCCTGCGCATTCACCAGTGGATGAAAAACGCGCTGATCTTCGTGCCGCTGCTGGCCGCGCATCAGATCAATCGCCCCGATCAAGTGCTTAACGGGGTGCTGGCATTTCTGTTTTTCGGCCTGTGCGCCTCCAGCGTCTACCTGCTCAACGACCTGCTCGACCTGGCCGATGATCGTCATCACAAGAGCAAGTGCAAGCGCCCATTCGCCAGCGGCCGACTGTCGATCCAGACCGGGCTGATTGTGGTGCCGTCGCTGCTGATCATGTCGTTTACGGGCGCGGCGTTGTGGCTGCCCTGGCAATTCAGCGCGGTGCTGGCGGCCTACTACGTGCTGACGCTGGGCTACTCGCTCTACCTCAAGCGGCAGATGACCTTCGACGTGATCGCCCTGGCCATGCTTTACACCGCTCGGATCCTCGCCGGGGTCGCTGCCTTCAGCGTGCCGCTGACGTTCTGGATTCTGGCGTTTTCGATGTTCATGTTTCTCAGCCTGGCGCTGGTCAAACGCTATGCCGAGCTGCGCGATGCACGCTCTCGCGATGTGCTCGGGCAGACCCGCGGCCGCGGCTACTTTCCCGGTGACCTGGACATGATCGCCTCGCTGGGCGCGTCCTCCGGCTACTTGGCCGTGATGGTGCTGGCGCTGTACATCCACGACACCACCACCGCTGCGCAATACACCTTGCCCCACGTGATCTGGCTGGCGTGCCCGATGCTGCTGTTCTGGATCACCCGGGTATGGATGCTCACCCACCGCGGGCTGATGAACGACGACCCGGTGGTGTTCGCCATCCGCGACCGCATCAGTCAGGTCATCGGCGCCATGCTGTGCCTGGTTTTCTGGATCGCAGCATGA
- a CDS encoding FAD-binding oxidoreductase: MSADLYSWGRFPLLPQRGHSVSWRDELPAQLERVVAQHRMTLPYGNGRSYGDSCLASSNEVLQMRSLDRLIEADWHQGEVLVEAGMTLAELLALAIPRGWFLPVTPGTQFATVGGAIANDVHGKNHHRRGTFAHYVASFGLLRHGEAPLQCSLEENAELFAATLGGLGLTGLVSWARLRLMPIKASQIDTTVVRFANLDEFFALSNELDEAHEYSVAWIDCLAKGKDTGRGVFIVGDHARYGSLEVSSRSRLQVPLTPPVSLINNLSLRAFNSLYWRVHPQQRTQRRSAYEPFFYPLDRLLNWNRIYGRKGFQQYQCVIPDANARDGMGELLAAIAAAGQGSFLAVLKRCGDMPSPGLLSFPMAGTSLALDFPQSDALEQQLFPRLDAIVRQAGGRLYPAKDAHMSGSDFRHAYPAWERLEALRDPTLMSRFWKRVIL; the protein is encoded by the coding sequence ATGAGCGCCGACCTGTATTCGTGGGGGCGTTTCCCGCTGCTGCCGCAACGGGGCCATAGCGTCAGTTGGCGTGACGAGCTGCCCGCGCAGCTCGAGCGGGTCGTGGCCCAGCACCGTATGACCCTACCGTACGGCAATGGTCGCAGCTATGGCGACAGCTGCCTGGCATCCAGCAACGAGGTGCTGCAGATGCGCTCCCTCGATCGCCTGATCGAGGCGGACTGGCACCAGGGCGAAGTCTTGGTGGAAGCGGGCATGACCCTCGCCGAACTGCTGGCGCTGGCGATCCCGCGCGGCTGGTTTTTGCCGGTGACGCCCGGCACCCAGTTCGCCACCGTCGGTGGCGCTATCGCCAACGACGTGCATGGCAAGAACCACCACCGGCGCGGCACCTTCGCCCATTACGTGGCGAGCTTCGGCCTGCTGCGCCACGGCGAAGCACCGCTGCAGTGTTCGCTGGAGGAGAACGCCGAGTTGTTCGCCGCCACCCTCGGCGGCCTCGGCCTGACCGGGCTGGTGAGCTGGGCCAGGCTGCGGTTGATGCCGATCAAGGCCAGCCAGATCGACACCACCGTGGTGCGCTTCGCCAACCTCGACGAGTTCTTCGCGTTGTCCAATGAACTCGATGAGGCGCACGAATACAGCGTGGCCTGGATCGACTGCCTGGCCAAGGGCAAGGACACCGGCCGCGGTGTGTTCATCGTCGGCGACCATGCCCGTTACGGGTCTTTGGAGGTCAGTAGTCGCTCGCGCCTGCAGGTGCCGCTGACGCCACCGGTGTCGCTGATCAACAACCTGTCGCTGCGCGCGTTCAATTCGCTGTACTGGCGCGTGCATCCGCAACAGCGCACGCAACGGCGCAGCGCCTACGAGCCGTTCTTCTATCCGCTGGACCGGCTGCTGAACTGGAACCGCATCTACGGGCGCAAGGGTTTTCAGCAGTACCAATGCGTCATCCCCGATGCCAACGCCCGCGATGGCATGGGCGAGTTGCTGGCGGCCATCGCGGCAGCGGGGCAGGGCTCGTTCCTGGCGGTGCTCAAGCGCTGCGGCGATATGCCGTCGCCCGGGCTGCTGTCGTTTCCCATGGCCGGCACCTCGTTGGCGCTGGATTTTCCTCAGTCGGACGCGCTTGAACAGCAGCTGTTTCCGCGTCTGGATGCCATCGTCCGCCAGGCTGGTGGACGCCTGTATCCAGCCAAGGACGCGCACATGAGCGGCAGCGATTTTCGTCATGCCTACCCCGCGTGGGAGCGCCTCGAAGCGCTGCGCGACCCCACTTTGATGTCCCGTTTCTGGAAGAGAGTCATCTTATGA
- a CDS encoding SDR family oxidoreductase encodes MKKVLIIGATSAIAASCARLWAGEGSEFFLVARSADKLQQTAADLAARGAGSIHQHLMDATDYSAHPQMLADCMAALGQIDIALIAHGTLPDQQACERDVQVALQEFANNGTSVIALLTIIANQLETQRCGTLAVISSVAGDRGRPSNYLYGTAKAAVSTFCEGLRARLYKVGVHVITIKPGFVDTPMTQGLPLPALLVARPAVVAKRIVAGITSKVATLYTPGFWALIMLIIRAIPQPVFKRLKL; translated from the coding sequence ATGAAAAAGGTCCTGATCATCGGCGCTACCTCTGCCATAGCGGCGTCGTGTGCGCGCCTGTGGGCTGGCGAGGGCAGCGAGTTTTTCCTGGTGGCGCGCAGTGCCGACAAGCTCCAGCAGACCGCCGCCGACCTGGCCGCGCGTGGCGCCGGGAGCATCCACCAGCATTTGATGGACGCCACCGATTACAGCGCTCATCCGCAGATGCTGGCCGACTGCATGGCCGCGCTGGGGCAGATCGATATCGCCCTGATCGCCCACGGCACTTTGCCCGATCAGCAGGCCTGCGAGCGTGACGTGCAAGTGGCCCTGCAGGAATTCGCCAACAATGGAACATCGGTGATTGCGCTGCTGACCATTATCGCCAACCAGCTGGAAACTCAGCGGTGCGGCACCCTGGCGGTGATCTCCTCGGTGGCGGGCGATCGCGGGCGGCCTTCGAACTATCTCTACGGTACCGCCAAGGCGGCGGTGTCGACGTTCTGTGAAGGCCTGCGCGCGCGGCTGTACAAGGTCGGCGTGCATGTGATCACCATCAAGCCGGGCTTCGTCGACACGCCGATGACTCAAGGGCTGCCGTTGCCGGCGCTGCTGGTGGCACGCCCGGCCGTAGTCGCCAAGCGCATCGTCGCCGGCATCACCAGCAAGGTTGCGACCCTGTATACCCCCGGCTTTTGGGCGCTGATCATGCTGATCATCCGCGCCATCCCGCAACCGGTGTTCAAGAGGCTCAAGCTATGA
- a CDS encoding lysylphosphatidylglycerol synthase transmembrane domain-containing protein, whose amino-acid sequence MTQASYLSGWRYRAVLLSVVGSAIGYLAFSLWGGWAAVSAAVGKVGLGGIVIALLMSSINYLLRFGRWQIYLGVMGHKIPWRPSLRIYLAGFALTTTPGKAGEALRGVLLKSWGVPYPKSFAAFFSERLSDLFAVVLLTLFGLTLYPDARPMIFVGVGLVLVGFAVLSQRRLLESVKPLLAMSAGKLATTLQHLLEILLEAQRCHRLSILLGVTCLSVVAWSAEAVAFHWVLQWMGADVPLAFAVFVYALAMLAGAISFMPGGLGGAEAVMVALLMWKGMSGADAVAATVLIRLATLWFAVAIGALMLFRFKTTAQLQQS is encoded by the coding sequence ATGACCCAGGCGTCCTACCTGTCGGGTTGGCGCTATCGGGCGGTGCTGCTCTCGGTGGTCGGCTCGGCGATCGGTTACCTGGCGTTCTCGCTGTGGGGTGGCTGGGCGGCAGTGAGTGCTGCGGTGGGCAAGGTCGGGCTCGGCGGTATTGTCATTGCGCTGCTGATGTCGTCGATCAACTACCTGCTGCGCTTCGGTCGCTGGCAGATCTACCTGGGCGTGATGGGCCACAAGATTCCCTGGCGCCCCAGCCTGCGCATTTATCTGGCGGGCTTCGCGCTCACCACCACGCCGGGCAAGGCCGGTGAGGCGCTGCGTGGGGTGTTGCTGAAGAGTTGGGGCGTGCCCTATCCGAAGAGCTTCGCGGCGTTCTTCAGCGAGCGGCTGTCGGACCTGTTCGCGGTCGTGCTGTTGACCCTGTTCGGGCTGACGCTTTACCCGGACGCACGGCCGATGATTTTTGTCGGCGTGGGCCTGGTGCTGGTGGGCTTCGCGGTGTTGTCGCAGCGTCGGCTGCTGGAGTCGGTCAAGCCGCTACTGGCGATGAGCGCGGGCAAGCTGGCGACCACGTTGCAGCACCTGCTGGAGATTCTGCTGGAGGCGCAACGCTGCCATCGCCTGAGCATTCTGCTGGGCGTGACCTGCCTCAGCGTAGTGGCCTGGAGCGCCGAGGCCGTGGCCTTTCATTGGGTACTGCAATGGATGGGCGCCGATGTGCCGCTGGCCTTCGCAGTGTTCGTTTATGCCCTGGCGATGCTGGCGGGCGCGATCAGTTTCATGCCCGGCGGGCTGGGCGGTGCCGAGGCGGTGATGGTCGCGCTGCTGATGTGGAAAGGCATGAGCGGCGCCGACGCGGTGGCGGCCACGGTGCTGATTCGCCTGGCGACGCTGTGGTTCGCCGTGGCGATCGGGGCATTGATGTTGTTCAGGTTCAAGACGACGGCGCAGTTGCAGCAATCGTGA
- a CDS encoding DUF2723 domain-containing protein codes for MVPDKSRYFSGPVPLLLLAAVILASFLASSGPIQWMDNGMFLADATTGQYFAQSLGPLDHPLYQFFNTVFYKVFGSSQLLSLLNSMLLIPVAASIFWLSRSLGASRNLALLAGAVTVTAHGVFWISTKAEVYIFHMLFVLLAYGVAFDLRLKVSDYTRLGIIGLLTGMAGSIHQLTFIVLLPLYVQLLMQYRGRTLMTVPGFAIGFFSAYPGMLHDLGSGMNLIEIVRHYLTGAEASKADVNWEGSMFRFDEMWHEKNSVMILLLSLIGPQLLGLVMMPKDRRQRVLWAAVLLNFIFAVPYNVTDRFTFFLPGIAFAAILGVMRLKELLPERRASATVLNLSVFTCPAALLLAWVLYDGGLIKLPVHTEALPYRNDIHYFMVPYLRDRSAQQFVEQYEVTAPAGALIVSDWTPMGALRSAQAAGQLQGRTLASCETNEDMSRFVNGAGAFLPRTSYCEKVLAKYALDKREVGYRLQDKTVVVQNP; via the coding sequence ATGGTCCCAGATAAGAGCAGGTATTTTTCGGGGCCCGTGCCCCTGTTATTGCTGGCGGCAGTGATTCTCGCAAGCTTCCTCGCGTCCAGCGGGCCGATCCAGTGGATGGACAACGGCATGTTCCTGGCCGACGCCACTACCGGGCAGTATTTCGCCCAATCGTTGGGCCCGCTCGATCATCCGCTGTACCAGTTTTTCAATACCGTCTTTTACAAGGTTTTCGGCTCCTCGCAGTTGCTGAGCCTGCTCAATTCGATGTTGCTGATTCCGGTGGCGGCGTCGATCTTCTGGTTGAGCCGCAGCCTGGGAGCGTCGCGCAACCTGGCCTTGCTGGCGGGAGCGGTGACCGTGACCGCCCATGGCGTGTTCTGGATCTCGACCAAGGCCGAGGTTTACATCTTTCACATGCTCTTCGTGCTGCTGGCCTACGGCGTGGCGTTCGACCTGCGCCTCAAGGTCAGCGACTACACGCGCCTGGGCATCATCGGCCTGCTGACCGGCATGGCCGGCAGCATTCATCAGTTGACCTTTATTGTGTTGCTGCCGCTGTACGTGCAGTTGCTGATGCAGTACCGCGGCCGCACCCTGATGACCGTGCCGGGCTTTGCCATCGGTTTTTTCAGCGCCTATCCGGGCATGCTCCATGATCTCGGCTCGGGCATGAACCTGATCGAGATCGTGCGCCACTACCTGACCGGCGCCGAGGCGAGCAAAGCCGACGTCAACTGGGAAGGCAGCATGTTTCGCTTCGACGAAATGTGGCACGAGAAAAACTCGGTGATGATCCTCCTCCTGTCGCTGATAGGCCCGCAGCTGCTGGGGCTGGTGATGATGCCCAAGGACCGTCGCCAGCGCGTGCTTTGGGCGGCGGTGCTGTTGAACTTCATCTTTGCGGTGCCCTATAACGTCACCGACCGTTTTACCTTCTTTTTGCCGGGCATTGCCTTTGCCGCGATCCTGGGGGTGATGCGCTTGAAGGAATTGCTGCCGGAGCGTCGCGCCAGTGCGACCGTGCTCAATCTGTCGGTGTTTACCTGCCCGGCCGCCTTGTTGTTGGCCTGGGTGCTGTATGACGGTGGCCTGATCAAGTTGCCGGTGCATACCGAGGCGCTACCGTACCGCAACGACATTCACTACTTCATGGTGCCCTACCTGCGCGATCGCTCGGCGCAGCAGTTTGTCGAGCAGTACGAAGTCACGGCGCCTGCCGGTGCGCTGATCGTCTCCGACTGGACGCCCATGGGCGCGCTGCGTTCCGCCCAGGCGGCCGGCCAGTTGCAGGGCCGCACGCTGGCATCCTGCGAAACCAACGAGGACATGAGCCGCTTCGTCAATGGCGCCGGGGCGTTTTTGCCGCGCACCAGTTATTGCGAGAAGGTGCTGGCCAAGTACGCGCTGGACAAGCGCGAGGTGGGCTACCGGTTGCAGGACAAGACTGTGGTGGTGCAAAACCCTTAG
- a CDS encoding DUF6124 family protein: protein MFVVKPDVKVTDALILASEYLACAAATAYEVADNSSPEFRPLARSVVHQIKAVQALVTAAAERLE from the coding sequence TTGTTCGTAGTAAAGCCTGATGTGAAGGTGACCGATGCGCTTATCTTGGCATCCGAATATTTGGCCTGTGCGGCGGCTACTGCCTATGAAGTTGCCGATAACAGTTCGCCAGAGTTTCGACCGCTGGCGCGTTCGGTGGTGCATCAGATAAAGGCTGTTCAGGCGCTGGTGACGGCGGCTGCTGAGCGGCTTGAGTGA
- a CDS encoding recombinase family protein yields MGNEHLIGYARVSTQGQNLEQQRERMLALGCTRIFEEKISGAKRDRPELLRLLDHLREGDVVAVIRLDRLARSTSDLLQIAELLRAKGAGLRSEAEPWADTTSPAGRLILTVFAGIADFERSLISERTSSGRSAAKARGVKFGPKPVLTPSQIAHASVLVNWSRTLN; encoded by the coding sequence ATGGGAAATGAGCATCTAATTGGCTACGCAAGGGTGTCGACTCAAGGTCAAAACCTGGAACAGCAGCGAGAGCGTATGCTAGCGCTAGGCTGCACTCGAATTTTTGAAGAGAAAATCAGCGGTGCGAAAAGAGATAGGCCTGAGCTTCTCCGGTTGTTAGACCATCTGCGGGAAGGCGATGTGGTTGCCGTCATCCGTCTGGATCGTCTAGCCCGGTCCACTTCCGACCTTCTCCAGATCGCTGAGCTGTTGCGGGCTAAAGGCGCGGGACTGCGTTCCGAAGCTGAACCTTGGGCAGACACTACATCCCCAGCTGGCCGGTTGATTTTGACTGTATTTGCAGGAATTGCTGATTTTGAGCGCTCGCTTATTTCTGAGCGGACAAGCTCAGGACGGTCGGCAGCGAAGGCTCGTGGGGTCAAATTTGGACCGAAGCCTGTTCTAACACCTTCGCAAATTGCGCACGCCAGTGTATTGGTCAACTGGTCCCGGACACTGAATTGA
- a CDS encoding HNH endonuclease signature motif containing protein, whose protein sequence is MMRLSEPSYTFEQVIEACISGITGNAALKSNVGDAKENLIGAGAHYSTSSRNGALYLLQPIDCNVTQNPLVLGALMKSDLIKLYETYFVPEEKPAREIYDKILNAAMESCPFCGGIGTPRNLDHFLPKSHFPQFSVLPVNLVPSCRDCNMDGKSAAFANQAQNQIIQPYLDNDRFFLAQWIFASYADSAYGTPGEFNYYAQPPADWSATDKERVIKHFEDFNLSHRYGVKAAQLLGTVIAQLDSLRRIGLSKELICETILDPGVAQAQFPNHWQRGFYQALKVSLLGGAV, encoded by the coding sequence ATGATGCGCCTATCCGAACCCAGTTATACATTTGAACAGGTTATTGAGGCATGCATATCAGGAATAACTGGCAACGCTGCACTGAAGAGTAACGTGGGAGATGCGAAGGAGAATCTGATCGGTGCTGGAGCCCACTATTCAACAAGCTCTCGAAATGGCGCACTCTATCTTCTACAGCCTATAGACTGTAATGTCACACAGAACCCATTGGTTTTGGGCGCTCTGATGAAGTCAGATCTTATAAAACTTTATGAAACATATTTTGTTCCAGAAGAGAAGCCAGCAAGAGAGATTTATGACAAAATACTAAATGCAGCAATGGAGAGCTGCCCTTTTTGTGGAGGAATAGGAACCCCTAGAAACCTAGATCACTTTCTACCAAAGTCGCATTTTCCTCAGTTTTCAGTATTACCCGTAAACTTAGTCCCATCATGCCGTGACTGCAATATGGATGGCAAGTCTGCTGCATTTGCTAACCAAGCACAAAACCAAATTATTCAGCCATACTTAGACAACGATAGATTTTTTCTTGCACAATGGATTTTTGCTTCGTATGCAGATAGCGCATATGGCACTCCTGGCGAGTTCAATTATTATGCGCAGCCTCCTGCTGACTGGAGCGCCACAGATAAAGAGCGCGTCATTAAACATTTTGAGGACTTTAACTTATCTCATCGCTACGGAGTTAAGGCGGCTCAGCTACTAGGCACCGTTATCGCTCAATTAGATTCGCTGAGGCGCATCGGTCTGAGTAAAGAATTAATCTGCGAAACGATCCTTGATCCAGGTGTGGCGCAGGCTCAGTTTCCAAACCATTGGCAGCGTGGGTTTTATCAGGCTCTCAAAGTCAGCTTGCTAGGCGGAGCGGTTTAA
- a CDS encoding AAA family ATPase, which translates to MKFIVLPVGASRPLQGKNTIYLTKDNWNDYSFVTMFSMSIHDEAGVLYDIGRTKIGFSGQTISIATYEKLPESFEWLPDGFFSLGQGVEFYKTMRRLESNFRSAVLRSLRDIVFMPEIIEHIKGESVFSTSLLRNYSLSVVKGQFARVLIGKAELTDYRFSYDRPETDDLGPISIDVEVAVDSTPNTNIHAVIGRNGVGKTTLLNGMIDAITNKSSIGGFRGQWGQPIGSDYFSSLVSVSFSAFDPFDPPSEQPDPAKGACYFYIGLKDAVEPGRLRTTPELRVDCVKALISCFQHSAKTSRWLSAIEKLGSDENFSFMKLEQLVSVYLGVRDSMSTSEQSDSESFKQAYLEKALPYLSKMSSGHSIVLLTITRLVATVEEQTLVLLDEPESHLHPPLLAAFIRALSDLLHDQNGIALIATHSPVVLQEIPKCCAWIIHRIGKDVITSRPKIETFAENVGVLTSEVFNLEVAQSGFHDLLAKSVASGGTYDEILKKYKGQLGFEGKALLRAFVTTRDKRSQK; encoded by the coding sequence ATGAAATTTATTGTTCTGCCAGTTGGTGCCTCTAGACCTCTACAGGGAAAGAACACTATTTATCTTACAAAAGATAACTGGAACGATTACTCGTTTGTAACCATGTTTTCAATGAGCATTCATGATGAAGCCGGAGTTCTTTATGATATAGGTCGCACCAAGATAGGCTTTTCAGGGCAGACTATAAGCATTGCTACGTATGAAAAGCTCCCTGAATCTTTTGAGTGGTTACCTGACGGCTTCTTCTCATTGGGCCAGGGTGTAGAATTCTACAAAACGATGAGAAGACTAGAGTCAAATTTTCGCTCAGCGGTATTAAGGTCACTGAGAGACATCGTTTTTATGCCGGAAATCATAGAGCACATCAAGGGTGAAAGTGTATTTAGCACCTCGTTACTGAGGAATTACAGTCTCTCTGTTGTGAAAGGGCAATTTGCACGTGTATTAATCGGAAAAGCAGAACTTACCGACTATCGATTTAGTTACGACAGACCAGAAACTGATGACTTGGGACCAATTTCGATTGATGTCGAGGTCGCAGTGGATTCAACCCCAAACACTAATATACACGCAGTGATTGGTCGAAATGGCGTTGGGAAAACCACCCTTCTTAATGGGATGATCGATGCCATCACTAATAAATCCTCGATTGGTGGTTTTCGCGGCCAGTGGGGGCAGCCGATAGGGTCTGATTATTTTAGTAGCCTGGTATCTGTCTCGTTCAGCGCATTTGACCCATTTGACCCACCGAGCGAACAACCTGACCCAGCAAAAGGTGCGTGCTACTTCTATATAGGATTGAAAGACGCCGTAGAGCCAGGAAGGCTTCGCACCACTCCAGAACTGAGAGTAGACTGCGTAAAGGCGCTAATCTCATGCTTCCAACACTCGGCCAAAACTTCGAGATGGCTGAGCGCCATAGAGAAGCTTGGGTCGGATGAAAACTTTTCGTTCATGAAGTTAGAGCAATTGGTATCTGTTTATCTGGGCGTCCGGGACAGCATGTCCACCTCAGAGCAATCGGATTCCGAATCCTTCAAACAAGCATACTTGGAAAAAGCACTCCCATACCTGTCAAAAATGAGTTCTGGACATTCGATTGTCTTGCTTACTATAACTAGACTGGTAGCCACAGTTGAGGAACAGACACTGGTTCTACTTGATGAACCGGAAAGCCACCTACACCCTCCACTGCTTGCCGCTTTTATACGTGCGCTTTCTGATCTATTACACGATCAAAATGGTATCGCTCTCATAGCGACTCATTCACCTGTCGTGCTTCAAGAGATACCCAAGTGCTGCGCTTGGATAATCCACAGGATAGGTAAAGATGTTATAACTAGCCGCCCTAAAATTGAGACATTTGCAGAGAACGTGGGTGTATTGACATCCGAAGTTTTCAATTTAGAAGTTGCTCAGTCAGGATTCCATGACCTGTTAGCAAAATCTGTTGCATCAGGGGGAACCTATGACGAGATATTGAAAAAATACAAAGGGCAGTTAGGGTTTGAAGGTAAAGCACTTTTACGTGCTTTTGTAACGACCCGAGATAAAAGGTCGCAGAAATGA
- a CDS encoding IS5 family transposase — MKQMTFADAEYAGKRKQTRKELFLIEMDRVVPWKGLIALIEPHYPKGEGGRPAYPLMAMLRVHLMQNWFGYSDPAMEEALYETTILRQFSGLSLERIPDETTILNFRRLLEKHELATGILGVINGYLGERGLSLRQGTIVDATLIHAPTSTKNKDSKRDPEMHQTKKGNQYYFGAKAHIGVDDDSGLVHSVVVTAANVADVTQVDKLLHGSENVVCADAGYTGVEKRKEHAGRQVIWQVAARRSTYKKHGKRSVLYKAIRKIERAKAQVRSKVEHPFRVIKRQFGYTKVRFRGLVKNTAQMVTLFALSNLWMARRQLLSGAGEVRP, encoded by the coding sequence ATGAAGCAAATGACCTTCGCCGACGCCGAGTACGCCGGTAAGCGCAAGCAGACCCGTAAGGAATTGTTCCTGATCGAGATGGATCGGGTCGTGCCCTGGAAGGGTTTGATCGCTCTGATCGAACCCCATTACCCGAAGGGCGAAGGCGGTCGTCCGGCGTATCCGTTGATGGCGATGCTGCGGGTTCATCTCATGCAGAACTGGTTTGGTTACAGTGATCCGGCGATGGAAGAGGCGCTGTACGAGACGACGATCTTGCGCCAGTTTTCCGGCCTGAGCCTGGAGCGAATCCCGGACGAAACCACCATTCTCAACTTCCGTCGCCTGCTGGAAAAACACGAGTTGGCCACTGGCATTCTCGGCGTGATCAATGGCTATCTGGGCGAGCGTGGCCTGTCACTGCGACAAGGCACCATCGTCGATGCCACGCTGATTCATGCGCCCACTTCGACAAAGAACAAGGACAGTAAACGCGACCCGGAAATGCACCAAACGAAGAAGGGCAACCAGTATTACTTCGGCGCCAAAGCGCACATTGGTGTCGACGATGACTCGGGGCTGGTGCACAGCGTGGTGGTCACTGCGGCCAACGTGGCGGACGTGACCCAAGTCGACAAACTGCTACACGGTTCTGAGAACGTGGTCTGCGCCGATGCAGGCTATACCGGTGTCGAGAAGCGCAAAGAGCATGCTGGACGCCAAGTCATCTGGCAGGTTGCAGCCCGGCGCAGCACCTACAAGAAGCACGGAAAACGCAGCGTGTTGTACAAAGCAATACGCAAGATCGAGAGAGCCAAGGCTCAGGTTCGCTCCAAGGTTGAGCATCCATTTCGGGTGATCAAGCGTCAGTTTGGTTATACGAAAGTGCGCTTCCGAGGCTTGGTGAAAAACACTGCTCAGATGGTGACGTTGTTCGCCCTGTCGAACCTGTGGATGGCACGTCGACAGTTGCTTTCTGGCGCGGGAGAGGTGCGCCCGTAA